The genomic region ACCCCGGGTATGTTTGTTTCCATGGGGGAAAAGCTATGTGTCCGGCAGAAACCATATTCATCTAAATTAATTCCAAGTCGGCTTGCCAGTTCCTTTGTTCCTTTCTTTGGTACCATTCCTACAGAAAGGACAACCATATCAAACTCCTCTTCGGCAACCTTATTTCCATTCTCATCCTCATATCGCAGAATCAGATTTTTTGTTTCTTCAATTTCTTTTATCTCTGCTACCCTTGAGCGAACAAACCGAACACCGTATTCATCCTTTGCCCGATTATAATATTCCTCAAACCCTTTACCAAAGGTGCGCATATCCATATAAAATATAGTTGCATCCAGCCCTTCATGAGAATGTTCTTTAGCAATAATAGCCTCTTTGACCGCATAAGTACAACAGACAGATGAGCAATAGGGGTTACCTTTATTTATATCCCGGGAGCCAACGCATTGTATCCAGGCAACCTTTTTAGGTGCATTGTCGTCTGATAGTCGGTGCAAGTGTCCGCCAAATGGTCCTGAGGCGGATAATATCCGCTCGAATTGGAGTGAGGTAACCACATTTTGGTATTTGCCATAGCCATATTCACCCCTTATTTTCGGCTCAAATTTATCATATCCAGGGGTTAAAATAACCGCACCAACATCAATATCGAGCTTTTCTTCTTTCTGTTCGTAATCAATGGCACCGGCCTGACAAACGACTTCGCATATCCCACATTTATCTTTGAGCATGTGGACACAGGAATCATGGTCAATTACCGGCCAATTAGGAACACCTTGAGGATAGAAGATGTGAATAGGAGAACGGCTACTTAGTTCTTCATCAAATTTAGAGAGGATGGGAACGGGTTTTCTCTTTGCCCCTGAAACATCCTCGATGGTAATCCTTTTGGTGGGACAGATAGAAACACATGCCCCACAGAGATGGCATATATCGGATTGCTTACCAAACGGTGAACTTACTCTTCGCTTTGACCCACGATTAATAAAGCCCATCGCTCCTATGCCCATTCGTTCATTACACATCCGCACGCATAACCCACATAAGATACAACTCATATCTTTTTTTGGTTTAAGTCTCAGTTTAGTTACCCCAATTTCTTTAGCTAATTTCTGAATTTCTGTCGAATCAGGGCATCGGGTCAACAGGAGTTCTGCCATTATCCGCCGGGTCTTTATGACCCGCTCAGAGTGGGTCTGGATAACCAGTCCTTCCTGAACCGGATACAAACAAGAGGCAACAATATCACTGTAATTGCCATCTTTAATCTCCACAATACAAAGCCGGCAAGCACCATAAGATGAAAGTGCTTTATGATGGCAGAGAGTAGGAATCTTTATACCTGACCTCTGAGCGGCTTCAAGTATCTTCGTTCCTTCCTCTATCTGTATCTTTTGGTCGTTAATAGTTAAAGTAATCATTTTTCTACCTCTATTTTTTAGGTGTCACTCATCAGGTCTGCACCGCAGGCTATCCTTACCTCTGCTTGAGAATTTTCACTTTTCTCAATAACCTTAGCCTCTAAAATCTCTATGATTTTTTTAATATTCATCCTACTTTTTTCCATTTTTTGTTGTTTTTTTTATGCTGTGCTTGAATTTCAACACAGCAAAATTCAGCTCAATAGTTGTTTCGCTCTCATTTGATACCAGATTGTCATCAAGAATTTCAGCAATGATTTCACCGCTCTTTTGAAGCAAGTTTTGTTTTTGGCTATCGTCCTGTACATTTGACAGTGCTTTAATATTTCGTGAAAGGTTTCTAATTTTTGCAAAAGTTTCAATAATGGCTATTGTTGTTTGGGTTGCTTGCGGGCTTTTGAGAATCGTCGCTAACATATACAAGCCTTTTTCGGTAAAGGCACTTGGAATCTTAACTTTCCCTCCTTTGATTGAAGTCGAAAATTTCGACTTCAATGCAGCCCATTCATTTTTATCAAGTTCCAATGTATAACCACCCGGAAACTTATCTGGATTGTTCTTGGTAGCTTCATTAATTCTTTTTGTCTCAACTGCATATAATTCTGCTACATCACTATCAAGAATAACTTTTTGACCCCTTAAATTTATGATTTTGTTTTCAATTTCTTCAAGTTTTACGATATCCATGTTTTTCCTCTCTTCAATACAAAAGTTTGAACTCCCTATGTTATAATTACCGCCTCAAATTTACATATCTCACGACATGCCCCGCATTTAATACATTTATCTCTGTCTATAATCTGAGGCTGTTTCTTCTCGCCGGAAATAGCCGAAGACGGGCATACCTTGACACATAGCAAACAAGCCTTGCACCGCTCAGAGTCGATTGAATATTTAATCAATGTCTTACAGACACCTGCAGGACACCTCTTTTCTTTGATGTGGGCAATATATTCATTACGAAAATATCGCAGGGTAGAAAGCACGGAATTTGGAGCTGACTGTCCCAATCCACACAGAGAGGCATCTTTGACCATAGAGCCTAACTCTTCTAAAAACTCAATATCTTCCTCTATTGCCTTACCTTCACATATCTTGGTTACAACCTCAAGCATGGCGTTTATTCCCTCCCGGCAGGAGGTACATTTTCCACAGGACTCCCCATTAAGGAAGGTAAGGAAGTATTTAGTTATATCCACCATACAGGTGTTTTCATCCATAACAATCATGCCTCCAGAGCCCATTATCGCCCCAACTTTGGTTAGCTCCTCATAGTCTATCGGCATATCAAGGAGGCTTTCCGGAATACATCCACCAGAGGGACCACCAATCTGAACGGCTTTAAACTTCTTATTATTCTGAATGCCGCCACCAATTTCATAGACCATCTTGCGGAGGGTAATGCCCATAGGCACCTCAACCAATCCGGCATTGTTTATCTTCCCGGCTAAGGAAAAGACCTTTGTCCCTTTACTCCCTTGCGTACCAATCTCCGCAAACCATTTTGCCCCTCGATTGATAATAGCCGGGACATTTGCCCATGTTTCTACATTATTGATATTAGTAGGTTTGCCCCATAAACCTGATTGGGCCGGAAATGGTGGACGTTGTTTTGGAGCAACATCTCCTCCCTCAATAGAGGCAATCAGGGATGTCTCCTCACCAGAGACAAAAGCCCCTGCTCCCCTGAATATTTTCACCTCGAAATTAAAGCCAGCCCCTAAAATATCTTCACCCAACAGCCCATAATCCCTGGCTTGTTCAATAGCTCGCTCCATCCTCTTTATGGCCAGGGGATACTCAATTCTTATGTAGATATAGCCATGGGAGGCACCCATGGCATAAGCACCAATGACCATTCCTTCAAGAATCGAGTGTGGGTCTGCCTCCATAATTGACCTATCCATATAAGCCCCTGGGTCTCCCTCATCTGCGTTACAAATAATATACTTTGGTTCACCTTCAGCATTTCGACAAAACTCCCATTTTCTCCCGGTTGGAAATCCTGCACCTCCTCTGCCACGAAGTCCGGATGCCTTTATCTCTTCTATCACCTGCTCAGGAGTCATTGAAGTTAGAACTTTCGCCAATGCCTTATATCCATCCCGAGCAATATACTCCTCAATCTTTTCCGGGTCTATGAGCCCTCGATTACGAAGGGTAATCAACCTCTGGTCACGGAAAAAGACAATATCCTTCATCCGGGCAATGGGTTGTTCCTCTTTTTTGGGAACATACATCAATGACTTTACCGGTCTTCCCTTCAGGAAATGCTCCTCAACAAGATGAGGAATATGTTCAACCTTGACCTGCTGATAGAATATGCCATCCGGCTGAACAATCATAATTGGACCGGCATTACAGAAACCATCACAGCCGGTAGGAATAACCGCTACTTTGTCTTCTAAACCCCTTTTTTTGACCTCTTCCTCTAATGCTTTCATTATTTCTAATGAGCCTTTGGCCACACACTCTGTTCCTGTGCAAAGCATAATATTAGTTCTATATTCTTTCATTTAACCTACCCTTTCACTGCCGACTGATAGGGCGTATTCACTCACTATCTTACCACCCAGGACATGTTCCTCAAATACCCTTTTAATCTTTTCCGGAGTTATATCCACATACTTAACAGGAGGTTCATCTTTTAATTCTACGGTTATCATAGGTTCCCGACTACAAAGCCCTGCACAACTTGAGGTCATAAGCAGGACATCCTTAATCCCTTTCTGGTCTATCTCTTCCATTAATGCTTTCATGATTCTCCTTGCCCCGGCGGCTATACCGCAGGTACTCATATGAACAATGACTCTGGCTCGACCAGCCCCTTCACGAAGAAGGATAGTTCTTTTTGTCTCTTCACGAATTTTATCTAAATCCGCAGGTTTTATTTTTGGCATCTTGCAACTCCTTAGTGATATTCCTTAAGTATTTCTTCCACCTTGGCCTGGGTAACATGTCCATATACTTCTTCATTGACCATCAACGCCGGTGCCTTACTACAACAGCCAAGACAAGCAATCGTTTCCAGACTGTATTTCAAATCTTTGGTTGTCTCACCTGCTTTAATGCCTAACTCCCTTTCAAAGGCAGACAGGATAGACGGTCCCCCCTTAATGTAGCAGGCTGTTCCCATGCAAACACTGATGGTATAAAGTCCCCGTGGAGTAAACTTAAAGGCATTATAAAATGTAGCAATTTGATAGACCATACTCAACGGAAGGTCTAACTCCTCAGAGACATACCTTAAGATATGTTCGGGCAGATACCGATACTCAATATTGACATCATGAAGAACAGGCAACAGGTTTCCTTTTTCGTCTTTATAGGCATCTATTATCTTCTTCATCCTTTCAAGATCTTCCGGTGAAAGCTCTACCTGAACCTTTTCCTCATGTTCCATGTAAATTTTATACTTGACCGGGCAATTTTCGACACATACGCCACAACCGGTACACTTTGACGAATCTATATATCTTGGCTTCTTACTTATGGAGACGGTGAATTTGCCCGCTTCTCCCTTAAGTCCTTCTACTTCACCATAAGTTATTAATTCGATATTGGGATGTCCGGCGACATCAACCAATCTTGGTGCCAGGGTACACATAGCACAGTCATTAGTAGGGAAGGTTTTATCAAGTTGAGCCATTCTGCCGCCAATGGCAGGTTCTTTCTCAAGTAGATAGACCTTAAATCCCGTTTCTGCCAGGTCAAGTGATGCCGCAATACCGGCAATACCACCACCAACGACTAATACCGCACCGGTTTTCTTAGCCATCTATATTCTCCTTTGAAAATAAATATGCCTCTAATTTATCCACAATCCCTTTAGTATCTTCTAATGCTTCTTCCATATCCTCTTTGGTATAAGAATCTAAAGACCACGATGAATCTATTCCTAAATATAAAGCCTTATCCCTTTCTGGTGAAAGTGACTCTACAACTGTATTCAATTCATCTGAAAATGGGAAGGATGGATAAAGGCTCTTAAACCTGGGAATCTTTAAATAATGTTTTTTGGGTATTTTCTCACCTTTTAAGATAATTCCAGCTACACAAGAAGATTCAAGTGCATGATATATATGAAAGATAGCTCCCTCAAAATATTCCTTTTCTAAAAGAAAATTTGCCATTTCAAGATGACGATTTGCTGTCTTAAAACAACTTTTTGCTTGTTCTTCTTTACAAAAAATTCTTTCCATAAATCAACCTTCCTTCTCGGCGAATATTCTCAAACAGTAATGAGTTATCTTTTAAATTCTTAAAGGTTTCATAATCATAGATGATTGGAGAAAAAAGAATATTATATTTGCCAAATAGATTACCGAATACCTGTTTGGCAAATAATTTAGTCACCTTATAAGAAGAGCCTAACCTTCTTTTGGTTATTATTAAAAGGTCAATATCCCCTATCTTTTTTGCACCTCTTGCCAAGGAGCCAAATAAGACAATGGAGAGTATCTCACCCTTAAAATCTTCCTCCAATTTGTTTTTAGCCTCTTCTAAAATATCATTAATCTCCTTCATTTAAAATATCACCGCCTTTGTAGGGACAGGGTTTATCCCTGTCCGAAGCGTAATTGGTTACTCAAGCGATGGACAACCACAAGG from bacterium harbors:
- a CDS encoding ORF6N domain-containing protein, giving the protein MDIVKLEEIENKIINLRGQKVILDSDVAELYAVETKRINEATKNNPDKFPGGYTLELDKNEWAALKSKFSTSIKGGKVKIPSAFTEKGLYMLATILKSPQATQTTIAIIETFAKIRNLSRNIKALSNVQDDSQKQNLLQKSGEIIAEILDDNLVSNESETTIELNFAVLKFKHSIKKTTKNGKK
- the nuoF gene encoding NADH-quinone oxidoreductase subunit NuoF, whose product is MKEYRTNIMLCTGTECVAKGSLEIMKALEEEVKKRGLEDKVAVIPTGCDGFCNAGPIMIVQPDGIFYQQVKVEHIPHLVEEHFLKGRPVKSLMYVPKKEEQPIARMKDIVFFRDQRLITLRNRGLIDPEKIEEYIARDGYKALAKVLTSMTPEQVIEEIKASGLRGRGGAGFPTGRKWEFCRNAEGEPKYIICNADEGDPGAYMDRSIMEADPHSILEGMVIGAYAMGASHGYIYIRIEYPLAIKRMERAIEQARDYGLLGEDILGAGFNFEVKIFRGAGAFVSGEETSLIASIEGGDVAPKQRPPFPAQSGLWGKPTNINNVETWANVPAIINRGAKWFAEIGTQGSKGTKVFSLAGKINNAGLVEVPMGITLRKMVYEIGGGIQNNKKFKAVQIGGPSGGCIPESLLDMPIDYEELTKVGAIMGSGGMIVMDENTCMVDITKYFLTFLNGESCGKCTSCREGINAMLEVVTKICEGKAIEEDIEFLEELGSMVKDASLCGLGQSAPNSVLSTLRYFRNEYIAHIKEKRCPAGVCKTLIKYSIDSERCKACLLCVKVCPSSAISGEKKQPQIIDRDKCIKCGACREICKFEAVIIT
- a CDS encoding (2Fe-2S) ferredoxin domain-containing protein is translated as MPKIKPADLDKIREETKRTILLREGAGRARVIVHMSTCGIAAGARRIMKALMEEIDQKGIKDVLLMTSSCAGLCSREPMITVELKDEPPVKYVDITPEKIKRVFEEHVLGGKIVSEYALSVGSERVG
- the nuoE gene encoding NADH-quinone oxidoreductase subunit NuoE, whose amino-acid sequence is MAKKTGAVLVVGGGIAGIAASLDLAETGFKVYLLEKEPAIGGRMAQLDKTFPTNDCAMCTLAPRLVDVAGHPNIELITYGEVEGLKGEAGKFTVSISKKPRYIDSSKCTGCGVCVENCPVKYKIYMEHEEKVQVELSPEDLERMKKIIDAYKDEKGNLLPVLHDVNIEYRYLPEHILRYVSEELDLPLSMVYQIATFYNAFKFTPRGLYTISVCMGTACYIKGGPSILSAFERELGIKAGETTKDLKYSLETIACLGCCSKAPALMVNEEVYGHVTQAKVEEILKEYH
- a CDS encoding HEPN domain-containing protein; protein product: MERIFCKEEQAKSCFKTANRHLEMANFLLEKEYFEGAIFHIYHALESSCVAGIILKGEKIPKKHYLKIPRFKSLYPSFPFSDELNTVVESLSPERDKALYLGIDSSWSLDSYTKEDMEEALEDTKGIVDKLEAYLFSKENIDG
- a CDS encoding nucleotidyltransferase domain-containing protein, with protein sequence MKEINDILEEAKNKLEEDFKGEILSIVLFGSLARGAKKIGDIDLLIITKRRLGSSYKVTKLFAKQVFGNLFGKYNILFSPIIYDYETFKNLKDNSLLFENIRREGRLIYGKNFL